The proteins below come from a single Burkholderia sp. PAMC 26561 genomic window:
- a CDS encoding alkene reductase, whose amino-acid sequence MSKLFSPSKLGRYELKHRVVLAPMTRLRSDPDDSPSEMMVEYYSQRASEGALMITESSHVMKSGRGYAGGPGIYDDHHIQAWKKIADAVHAKGARIFMQLVHDGRQSHVDLTGGSPPIAPSEVPFEGLAMTQDGWVPVSMHRAVGIDEIPGLVEAFRQGAERALAAGFDGVEIHSANGYLIDTFLQDGTNKRTDAYGGSVENRARFLLELTEAVSSVWGADRVGVRVSPSGQWGEISDSNPEATFGYVAEQLNRFGLAYLHIIEPRVKGVETLHEDQAPVASVFLRKIFKGPIIAAGGFDRDGAEAILQKGDADFVAFGRWFASNPDLPKRLKDNLPLNDYDRSAFWGGTEKGYTDYPFYSEEAMACA is encoded by the coding sequence ATGTCCAAGCTTTTTTCGCCGTCCAAACTCGGCCGTTATGAACTCAAGCATCGTGTCGTGCTCGCACCAATGACGCGATTGCGTTCGGACCCGGACGACAGTCCGAGCGAGATGATGGTCGAGTACTACAGCCAGCGTGCATCCGAAGGAGCGCTGATGATCACCGAGTCGTCGCACGTGATGAAGAGCGGCCGCGGTTACGCCGGTGGTCCGGGGATCTACGACGATCACCATATCCAAGCCTGGAAGAAGATCGCCGACGCGGTACACGCAAAAGGCGCGCGCATCTTCATGCAGCTCGTTCACGATGGCCGCCAGTCCCACGTCGACCTGACCGGCGGTTCGCCGCCGATAGCGCCGTCCGAAGTACCGTTCGAAGGACTCGCAATGACGCAGGACGGCTGGGTGCCGGTATCGATGCATCGGGCGGTGGGTATCGATGAAATCCCGGGACTTGTCGAAGCCTTTCGCCAGGGTGCGGAGCGTGCGCTCGCAGCGGGGTTCGACGGCGTCGAGATTCATAGCGCGAACGGTTATCTCATCGATACATTCCTGCAGGACGGCACCAACAAACGCACGGATGCCTACGGCGGTTCAGTCGAAAACCGCGCGCGCTTCCTGCTGGAACTGACCGAGGCGGTGAGCTCGGTGTGGGGCGCGGATCGTGTGGGCGTGCGTGTATCGCCCAGTGGTCAGTGGGGTGAAATCTCCGACAGCAACCCGGAAGCGACTTTCGGTTACGTCGCCGAACAACTGAACCGCTTCGGGCTGGCGTATCTGCACATCATCGAACCGCGTGTGAAGGGCGTCGAGACACTGCATGAGGATCAGGCGCCGGTCGCGTCCGTGTTCCTGCGCAAGATCTTCAAAGGGCCGATCATCGCGGCGGGCGGTTTTGATCGTGATGGCGCAGAAGCGATCCTGCAAAAAGGCGACGCAGATTTCGTTGCGTTCGGGCGCTGGTTTGCATCGAATCCGGATTTGCCCAAACGGCTCAAGGACAACTTGCCGTTGAACGACTACGACCGTTCGGCGTTCTGGGGTGGCACGGAGAAGGGCTACACCGACTATCCGTTTTACAGCGAAGAGGCCATGGCCTGCGCGTGA
- a CDS encoding LysR family transcriptional regulator — MALGNINDIAMFVAVVKAGSFTIAAKQLGLTRSAVGKSIVRLEQRLNVRLLNRTPRSLSLTDDGEVFFSRCTQILDDLEETELAMAVRSAKPTGVLKLSVPSGLGHRHVMPVIESFLQTWPDVRAEVSFTDRFVDLIDEGIDIALRIGDPRPDSRLIARTVAQQRLLTCASPDYVKAHGTPKTPGDLLGHECLFFMSAGRPQPWTFNDPATNEVSHATRLQMDSAEALVAAAVHGFGIINMPTYLLEDNVRAGKLVPMLCEFQPETQPIRAMYPTRRHLSPKVRIFIDLLTRTWGEIAPWDRDLAP, encoded by the coding sequence ATGGCACTCGGAAATATCAACGATATCGCCATGTTCGTCGCCGTGGTGAAGGCGGGAAGCTTCACGATCGCCGCAAAGCAGCTCGGGCTCACGCGCTCGGCAGTGGGCAAAAGCATCGTGCGTCTCGAGCAGCGCCTGAACGTGCGTCTCCTCAACCGCACGCCACGCAGCCTGAGCCTCACCGATGACGGCGAGGTGTTCTTTTCGCGTTGCACGCAGATACTGGATGACCTCGAGGAAACCGAACTCGCAATGGCCGTACGCAGCGCGAAGCCCACCGGTGTGTTGAAGCTCAGCGTGCCTTCGGGCCTGGGACATCGGCATGTGATGCCGGTCATCGAATCGTTCCTGCAGACATGGCCCGATGTGCGCGCCGAAGTGAGCTTCACGGACCGGTTCGTCGACCTGATCGATGAAGGAATCGACATTGCGTTGCGCATCGGCGATCCGCGTCCCGACTCACGTCTCATTGCCCGCACGGTCGCGCAGCAGCGCTTGCTGACGTGCGCATCGCCAGACTACGTGAAGGCGCACGGTACGCCGAAAACGCCCGGCGATCTCCTTGGCCACGAGTGCCTGTTTTTCATGAGCGCGGGACGGCCGCAACCCTGGACGTTCAACGATCCCGCCACGAACGAAGTGAGCCACGCGACGCGCCTGCAAATGGACAGCGCAGAAGCATTGGTCGCGGCCGCCGTGCACGGTTTCGGCATCATCAACATGCCGACGTACCTGCTCGAAGACAACGTACGCGCAGGCAAGCTCGTACCCATGCTGTGCGAATTCCAGCCAGAGACCCAACCTATCCGCGCGATGTATCCGACACGCAGGCATCTCTCACCGAAGGTGCGGATCTTCATCGATTTGCTGACCCGGACCTGGGGCGAAATCGCCCCATGGGATCGCGATCTCGCCCCGTGA
- a CDS encoding DUF427 domain-containing protein translates to MTKTVKIPGPDHPITIEPNPSRITVSIGGRVLADTREALTVHEASYSPVYYIPRKDVDMSLLERTDHATYCPYKGECSYYSIPLGGERSANAVWTYEDTYPAVAEIKGHLAFYQDRVDAFEVHAA, encoded by the coding sequence ATGACGAAGACAGTGAAGATTCCAGGGCCCGATCATCCGATCACGATCGAGCCGAATCCGTCGCGTATCACGGTGTCCATAGGCGGGCGCGTACTCGCCGATACCCGCGAAGCGCTCACCGTGCATGAGGCATCGTATTCGCCGGTCTATTACATTCCTCGCAAGGACGTCGACATGTCCTTGCTCGAACGCACGGACCATGCAACGTACTGCCCTTACAAAGGCGAATGTTCGTACTACAGCATCCCGCTTGGTGGCGAGCGTTCGGCGAATGCGGTGTGGACTTACGAGGACACGTATCCGGCGGTGGCGGAGATCAAGGGTCATCTCGCGTTCTATCAGGATCGTGTCGATGCATTCGAAGTGCATGCCGCCTGA
- a CDS encoding LLM class flavin-dependent oxidoreductase, with the protein MTTQRRLRLGAFMRPATIHTGAWRYPGAFPDANFNFAHLKRFAQTLERGRFDAFFMADHLAVLNMPTQALRRSHTATSFEPLTLLSALAAVTEHIGLIATASTTFEEPYHVARRFASLDHLSGGRAGWNLVTTANPDAALNFGLDEHVEHGERYKRGREFFDVVTGLWDSWADDAFVRDVESGTFFDPAKMHVLNHKGKSLSVRGPLNIARPVQGWPVIVQAGSSEAGRQVAAETAEAVFAAPKTLAEGQCFYADVKGRMARLGRDPEHLKILPAAFVVIGDSLEEAQEKRALLDTFVHYDSGIASLCIMLGHDVSGFDPDGPLPEIPETNASKSSRERVIEWAARDNLTIRQLAQRVGGYSGLEMVGTPSMIADQMEQWLVEGGSDGFNVMFPYLPGGLDDFVDKVVPELQSRGIFRREYEGRTLRENLGLPRPENRFFKAGGVR; encoded by the coding sequence ATGACCACGCAACGTCGCTTGCGGCTGGGCGCTTTCATGCGCCCGGCCACCATTCACACCGGGGCGTGGCGTTACCCCGGCGCCTTCCCCGATGCCAACTTCAATTTCGCGCATCTCAAGCGCTTCGCGCAGACGCTGGAACGCGGGCGTTTCGACGCGTTTTTCATGGCCGATCATCTCGCGGTGCTCAACATGCCTACCCAGGCATTGAGGCGAAGCCACACGGCGACCTCGTTCGAACCGCTCACGTTGCTCTCGGCGCTTGCCGCGGTGACCGAGCACATCGGATTGATTGCAACGGCGTCCACCACGTTCGAAGAGCCGTACCACGTAGCGCGGCGCTTTGCGTCGCTCGATCATTTGAGCGGCGGCCGCGCCGGCTGGAACCTGGTGACGACAGCGAATCCCGATGCCGCGCTCAACTTCGGACTGGACGAACACGTCGAACACGGCGAACGCTACAAGCGAGGCCGCGAGTTTTTCGATGTCGTGACCGGACTCTGGGATAGCTGGGCCGACGACGCCTTTGTCCGCGATGTTGAAAGCGGCACTTTCTTCGATCCCGCGAAGATGCACGTGCTGAACCACAAGGGCAAGAGCCTCTCGGTGCGCGGCCCGCTCAATATCGCGCGGCCGGTGCAGGGGTGGCCGGTCATCGTGCAGGCGGGGTCATCGGAAGCGGGACGCCAGGTCGCGGCCGAAACCGCCGAAGCCGTCTTCGCCGCGCCGAAGACACTTGCCGAAGGCCAGTGCTTTTATGCCGACGTCAAAGGCCGCATGGCGCGCCTTGGCCGCGATCCCGAACACCTGAAGATCCTGCCTGCCGCGTTCGTCGTGATCGGCGATTCGCTCGAGGAAGCGCAGGAAAAACGCGCGCTCCTCGATACCTTCGTGCACTACGACAGCGGTATTGCATCGCTTTGCATCATGCTCGGCCACGATGTCTCCGGCTTCGATCCCGATGGTCCGCTGCCCGAGATTCCCGAGACGAATGCGAGCAAGAGCAGCCGGGAACGCGTGATCGAATGGGCGGCGCGCGACAACCTCACGATTCGCCAGCTCGCGCAGCGCGTAGGCGGTTACTCGGGGCTTGAGATGGTGGGCACGCCCTCCATGATCGCCGACCAGATGGAGCAATGGCTCGTTGAAGGGGGCTCGGATGGTTTTAACGTGATGTTCCCGTACCTGCCCGGCGGCCTGGACGATTTCGTCGATAAAGTCGTGCCGGAACTGCAGTCTCGCGGCATTTTCCGGCGTGAATACGAAGGCCGAACGTTGCGGGAAAATCTCGGCCTGCCGCGGCCGGAAAACCGCTTTTTCAAAGCAGGGGGCGTGAGGTGA
- a CDS encoding TetR/AcrR family transcriptional regulator — protein MGHSQAEKAATHQRIVEVAARRFRELGLDGIGVADVMKEAGMTVGGFYKHFESRDELVTEALDVAFESLDAWEARVKSLEMGVRDYLSEAHRDSPGRGCALGALLGDVARSSDATRDVYTERVKHNIGFSESLLDIADPAARRARAILQFTACLGAIGLARAVSDPVLSKEILDSVAGQLITLLPGPPA, from the coding sequence ATGGGACATTCACAAGCAGAGAAGGCGGCAACGCACCAGCGCATTGTCGAAGTGGCGGCGCGGCGCTTCAGGGAGCTTGGACTCGATGGTATCGGCGTCGCCGATGTGATGAAGGAAGCCGGCATGACCGTCGGCGGTTTCTACAAGCACTTCGAATCGCGCGACGAGCTGGTAACCGAAGCGCTCGACGTCGCGTTCGAAAGCCTTGACGCATGGGAAGCACGGGTCAAGTCTCTCGAGATGGGCGTGCGCGATTATCTGAGCGAAGCGCACCGGGATTCGCCAGGCAGGGGCTGTGCGCTGGGGGCGCTCCTGGGCGACGTCGCGCGCAGCAGCGACGCCACGCGCGACGTGTACACCGAGCGCGTCAAACACAACATCGGATTCTCGGAAAGTTTGCTCGATATTGCCGACCCCGCCGCACGCCGCGCTCGCGCCATTCTGCAGTTCACTGCGTGCCTTGGCGCAATCGGGCTGGCGCGGGCGGTGTCGGACCCGGTTTTATCGAAGGAAATACTCGACAGCGTCGCGGGGCAGCTCATTACCCTGCTTCCCGGGCCGCCGGCGTGA
- the hfq gene encoding RNA chaperone Hfq — protein sequence MATESQQQSQSDVLNAARKERKRVAIFLVNGVRLVGHIESFDQYLVMLSSAAGIQAVYKHSISTIQEDTGKAFTAGAARTSSGSSRDGDSKRPVAISHKRRLPTNVGGE from the coding sequence ATGGCTACAGAATCCCAGCAGCAAAGTCAGAGCGATGTCTTGAACGCGGCTCGCAAGGAGCGCAAGCGTGTCGCAATTTTCCTCGTGAACGGGGTGCGGCTGGTTGGTCACATCGAATCCTTTGATCAGTACCTGGTCATGCTGAGCTCGGCTGCCGGCATTCAGGCGGTCTACAAGCATTCCATCTCGACCATCCAGGAAGACACCGGCAAGGCGTTCACCGCGGGCGCGGCGCGCACCAGTTCGGGCAGTTCGCGCGATGGGGATTCCAAGCGCCCGGTCGCGATCTCGCACAAACGCCGTTTGCCGACGAACGTCGGCGGCGAATAA